In the Mya arenaria isolate MELC-2E11 chromosome 11, ASM2691426v1 genome, one interval contains:
- the LOC128208440 gene encoding fibropellin-1-like, producing the protein MIVVNLMQAPVMLMYIDECASNPCQNGATCADAVNRYSCECAVGYTGDKCETNIEECSSNPCQNEATCLDAVNGYNCECAVGYTGDKCATNINECSSNPCQNGATCVDAVNRYNCECAVGYTGDKCETNIDECSSNPCQNGATCVNAVNRYSCECAVGYTGDKCETNIDECSSNPCQNGATCVDAVNRYNCECAVGYTGDTCETNIDECSSNPCQNGATCVNAVNRYSCECAVGYTGDKCETNIDECASNPCQNGATCVNAVNRYNCECALGYTGDKCETNIDECSSNPCQNGAICVDAVNGYNCECAVGYTGDKCETNIDECSSNPCHNGATCVDAVNGYNCECAVGYTGDKCETNIDECSSNPCQNGATCADAVNRYSCECAVGYTGDKCETNIDECASNPCQNGATCVNAVNRYSCECALGYTGDKCETNIDECSSNPCQNGATCADAVNRYSCECAVGYTGDKCETNIDECSSNPCQNGATCVDAVNRYNCECAVGYTGDKCETNIDECSSNPCHNGATCADAVYRYNCECAVGYTGDKCATNIDECSSNPCQNGATCVDAVNGYNCECAVGYTGDKCETNIDECSSNPCQNGATCVDSVNRYSCECAVGYTGDKCETSDVEGIKLDITVNIPREDLRQVDFDDHATFVKWATDVKEEIKKKYSQSMNSHLKDILIHSLSKGSLLVNLTIFKAKGFESAQQFSAATIALTHGDLTVNGLTGNVTALIVGKTSIIVKADDDIMRCNLFLLGGGYCDDKYECTVVESKPVCKRHNEEPAGGVQMVVVVSLGIGITVGLFILVGTITCCMIRARKQRSKKQRNEMFDAPMNPDRGAHNAVYSVNSIDAPDASNQSNGNIMDNRRHEYEGIVY; encoded by the exons ATGATTGTCGTCAACTTGATGCAGGCCCCAGTGATGttaatgt ATATTGACGAATGTGCATCAAACCCTTGCCAGAATGGAGCAACCTGTGCAGACGCGGTTAACAGATACAGCTGTGAATGTGCAGTGGGTTATACCGGCGACAAATGTGAAACAA ATATTGAGGAGTGTTCGTCAAATCCTTGCCAGAATGAAGCAACCTGTTTAGACGCAGTTAACGGGTACAACTGTGAATGTGCAGTGGGTTATACTGGCGACAAATGTGCAACAA ATATTAACGAGTGTTCATCAAACCCTTGCCAGAATGGAGCAACCTGTGTTGACGCAGTTAACAGATACAACTGTGAATGTGCAGTGGGTTATACCGGCGACAAATGTGAAACAA ATATTGACGAGTGTTCATCAAACCCTTGCCAGAATGGAGCAACCTGTGTTAACGCAGTTAACAGATACAGCTGTGAATGTGCAGTGGGTTATACCGGCGACAAATGTGAAACAA ATATTGACGAGTGTTCATCAAACCCTTGCCAGAATGGAGCAACCTGTGTTGACGCAGTTAACAGATACAACTGCGAATGTGCAGTGGGCTATACCGGCGACACATGTGAAACAA ATATTGACGAGTGTTCATCAAACCCTTGCCAGAATGGAGCAACCTGTGTTAACGCAGTTAACAGATACAGCTGTGAATGTGCAGTGGGTTATACCGGCGACAAATGTGAAACAA ATATTGACGAGTGTGCATCAAATCCTTGCCAGAATGGAGCAACCTGTGTTAACGCAGTTAACAGATACAACTGTGAATGTGCTTTGGGTTATACCGGCGACAAATGTGAAACAA ATATTGACGAGTGTTCATCAAACCCTTGCCAGAATGGAGCAATCTGTGTAGACGCGGTTAACGGATACAACTGTGAATGTGCTGTGGGTTATACCGGCGACAAATGTGAAACAA ATATTGACGAGTGTTCATCAAATCCTTGCCATAATGGAGCAACCTGTGTAGACGCGGTTAACGGATACAACTGTGAATGTGCAGTGGGTTATACCGGCGACAAATGTGAAACAA ATATTGACGAGTGTTCATCAAACCCTTGCCAGAATGGAGCAACCTGTGCAGACGCGGTTAACAGATACAGCTGTGAATGTGCAGTGGGTTATACTGGCGACAAATGTGAAACAA ATATTGACGAGTGTGCATCAAATCCTTGCCAGAATGGAGCAACCTGTGTTAACGCAGTTAACAGATACAGCTGTGAATGTGCTTTGGGTTATACCGGCGACAAATGTGAAACAA ATATTGACGAGTGTTCATCAAACCCTTGCCAGAATGGAGCAACCTGTGCAGACGCGGTTAACAGATACAGCTGTGAATGTGCAGTGGGTTATACCGGCGACAAATGTGAAACAA ATATTGACGAGTGTTCATCAAACCCTTGCCAGAATGGAGCAACCTGTGTTGACGCGGTTAACAGATACAACTGTGAATGTGCAGTGGGTTATACCGGCGACAAATGTGAAACAA ATATTGACGAGTGTTCATCAAATCCTTGCCATAATGGAGCAACCTGTGCAGACGCGGTTTACAGATACAACTGTGAATGTGCAGTGGGTTATACCGGCGACAAATGTGCAACAA ATATTGACGAGTGTTCATCAAACCCTTGCCAGAATGGAGCAACCTGTGTTGACGCGGTTAACGGATACAACTGTGAATGTGCAGTGGGTTATACCGGCGACAAATGTGAAACAA ATATTGACGAGTGTTCATCAAACCCTTGCCAGAATGGAGCAACCTGTGTAGACTCGGTTAACAGATACAGCTGTGAATGTGCAGTGGGTTATACCGGTGACAAATGTGAAACAA GCGATGTTGAAGGTATTAAGCTGGATATCACCGTGAACATCCCTAGAGAAGACTTAAGACAGGTTGATTTTGacgatcatgcaactttcgtTAAGTGGGCCACAGATGTTAAAGAAGag attaaaaagaaatatagtCAGAGCATGAACAGCCATCTTAAAGACATTTTAATTCATAGCTTGTCAAa GGGAAGCTTACTAGTGAACTTGACTATCTTTAAAGCTAAAGGCTTTGAATCGGCACAACAATTTTCAGCCGCAACAATTGCATTGACGCATGGTGATTTAACAGTAAATGGATTAACTGGAAACGTAACTGCTCTAATAGTTGGAAAAACATCAA TTATCGTAAAAGCAGATGATGATATAATGCGTTGTAACTTATTTCTCCTCGGCGGCGGATATTGTGACGACAAATATGAATGCACGGTCGTAGAATCAAAGCCTGTGTGTAAAAG gCACAATGAAGAGCCTGCCGGTGGTGTCCAGATGGTGGTCGTTGTTAGTTTAGGAATAGGGATAACTGTTGGTTTGTTCATCTTAGTTGGAACAATTACCTGCTGTATGATTCGGGCAAGGAAACAACGCTCAAAGAAACAAAG AAATGAGATGTTTGATGCTCCAATGAATCCAGACAGAGGGGCTCACAACGCTGTGTACTCCGTGAACAGTATTGATG cACCGGATGCGTCGAATCAG